Proteins encoded together in one Drosophila willistoni isolate 14030-0811.24 chromosome XR unlocalized genomic scaffold, UCI_dwil_1.1 Seg105, whole genome shotgun sequence window:
- the LOC26529986 gene encoding uncharacterized protein LOC26529986 has product MSIKKLLCLCHIISHFKVQKLICRLCCLHNICYNENTKRFTSGHQIMLYLLSGLTLIFFFNITDKPTHWVIDKFLFVVYAVPCVYYILHRSFLLEILNKMNIVHCEIREAMGELLCTSVRRAFFWAWLIILELLAVIHWQTSLYESSQFFFMFSCLVCWYLQMLLHVNSFIWLQCIYVAMRRVFTAPIDNRHRMRLLKKLLKVQPKLNEILQHIGKFFCINIFVICALILNSFFHTFVTTNTLIELEPSGIIYCIEPYQLRYMCNLLILTLTLLLVVRDFKVERDKFFESLWHPNKFSQKVLVYKSFQRYLPRRKQQLDIVDVMVN; this is encoded by the coding sequence ATGTCGATAAAAAAGCTGTTGTGTCTCTGCCACATTATCAGCCACTTCAAAGTACAGAAACTGATCTGTCGATTGTGCTGCCTTCACAACATTTGCTATAATGAGAATACAAAAAGATTTACTTCAGGCCACCAAATTATGCTCTATTTATTGAGTGGTCTCACTTTAATCTTTTTCTTTAACATTACTGACAAACCAACACATTGGGTGATTGATAAATTCTTGTTCGTGGTATATGCAGTGCCCTGTGTGTATTATATTCTACATCGGAGTTTCTTATTGGAAATATTGAATAAGATGAACATAGTGCATTGTGAGATTCGAGAGGCCATGGGTGAACTTTTATGTACATCGGTGCGACGTGCCTTTTTTTGGGCCTGGCTGATCATTTTGGAGCTACTTGCCGTTATACATTGGCAGACAAGTCTTTACGAAAgttcacaattttttttcatgttCAGTTGTCTAGTCTGCTGGTATTTACAAATGCTACTCCATGTCAATAGCTTCATTTGGCTGCAATGCATCTATGTGGCCATGCGTCGAGTGTTTACGGCTCCCATCGACAATAGGCATCGCATGAGattgttaaaaaaattattaaaagttCAACCcaaattgaatgaaattcTACAACATATTGGCAAATTCTTTTGCATCAATATTTTCGTCATTTGTGCCCTCATATTGAATAGTTTTTTTCATACATTTGTTACAACAAATACCTTGATAGAACTGGAACCGAGTGGCATCATCTACTGTATTGAACCATATCAATTACGCTACATGtgcaatttattaattttgacACTCACTTTGTTGCTGGTTGTGCGAGATTTTAAAGTCGAACGGGATAAATTCTTTGAAAGCCTTTGGCATCCTAATAAATTCAGTCAAAAGGTTTTGGTTtacaaaagttttcaaagatATTTACCACGTCGAAAACAACAATTGGACATTGTGGATGTTATGGTAAATTAA